Genomic segment of Parageobacillus genomosp. 1:
GCTGAAGCTGTTGCTGCGCGAATTTGACCAATATGAAGGAGAAATCCATTTTGGCGACCACGAAATTAGTGAATATACACTGGATGCGCTGCGTGCGGCGATCGGCTACGTGCCGCAAGACCATTTTCTGTTTTCGGCAACAGTAAGGGAAAATATTGCGTTTGCCAAGCCGGAAGCGAGTGAAGAAGAAGTAGTGAGAGCGGCGAAGCTGGCTAATATCCATGACGATATTATGCAGTTTGCCGACGGCTACGACACGATTGTCGGCGAAAGAGGGGTTTCCCTCTCAGGCGGCCAAAAACAGCGGATCTCGATCGCCCGTGCGCTTTTAATGAGCCCGGAAGTGCTTATTTTGGACGATTCGCTATCGGCGGTGGACGCGAAGACGGAGGAACAGATTTTATCCGCTTTAAAAGAAAACCGCGCCGGAAAAACGACGATCATTACCGCCCACCGCTTGAGCGCAATTCAGCACGCCGACTTAATTGTTGTGCTCGATGAGGGGCGGATTGTGCAAATGGGGACGCATGAACAATTGATGCAAGAACGCGGATGGTATCGCGACATGTACGAGCGGCAGCAGCTCGAATCGTTAGTCGAACAGGGAGGAGAAACATGAACGATAAACTATTAACACCAAAAGAACAACGGCAAGTGTTATGGAGGCTGCTTGCTTATATGCGCCGGTATAAGAAAGATACGGCGCTCGCCTTTGCCCTGTTGGTGCTTGCGACCGCGGGGGAGCTTGTCGGGCCGTATTTAGTCAAAATATTTATCGACGACTATTTAACGCCGCGGCGTTTGGATTTTACTCCATTGTTTTGGCTGGCGGCGGTCTATATCGCCGTGCTGCTCTTGAAAACGGTGATTTCTTACTTTCAGCTCGTTAAGTTTCAAGAGCTGGCGCTCGAAGTGATTCAAGCGCTGCGGATGGATGTGTTTACAAAAGTGCATCAGCTTGGCATGAGCTATTTTGACCGCACGCCGGGCGGAAGCATTGTCTCGCGCGTGACAAATGACACGGAAGCGATCAAAGACATGTTCATCAGCGTCCTTGCGGCTTTTATTCAAAACGGCGTATTTGTCATCGGCGTATTTATCGCCATGTTTTCCTTAAACGTGCGCCTTGCTCTTTATTGTTTGTTTATTTTGCCGGTCATTGTTGGGATTATGAAATTGTATCGCCATTATAGTTCGATTTTTTATAAAGACATGCGCGAGCGCCTCAGCGAGTTGAACGCCAAATTAAACGAGTCGCTGCAAGGAATGGCGATCATTCAAGCGTTCCGCCAGCAAAAGCGGCTATATAACGAGTTTGCGCACATTAACGACAAACATTATGCGGCGGGTATGAAAAACATTAAAATCGACGGGCTATTATTGCGTCCGGCGATCGATTTCGTCTATATTGTATCGATTATCATTGTGTTAAGCTTTTTCGGCATTTCCGCCCAAGAAAGCCCGGTGGAAATCGGGGTGCTGTACGCATTTGTCAACTATTTGGAGCGCTTTTTCGAACCGGTGACGCAAATGATGATGCGTCTATCGCTGTACCAGCAAGCGATTGTTTCCGGCGCTCGCGTCTTTGCCCTTTTGGATCATAAAGAATTGGCGCCGCCAAATGCGGAAACATCCAAGGCTGTCATTCAAGAAGGAGAAATTGAGTTTCGCGATGTCAGTTTTTCCTACGACGGAAAGCGTGATGTGCTGAAACATATTTCCTTTGTCGTCAAGCCGGGAGAAACGGTCGCCCTTGTCGGGCATACCGGGAGCGGAAAAAGTTCGATTATTAATTTGTTAATGCGTTTTTACGAGTTTGACCGCGGCGATATTCTCATTGACGGCATATCGATTCGTGATTATTCGCGCGAGGAGCTGCGTAAACATATCGGCCTTGTGCTGCAAGATCCGTTTCTTTTTTACGGAACGATTAAAGACAACATCCGTATGTACAACCATTCATTAACCGATGAGCAAATCATTAAAGCCGCCCGCTATGTGCAGGCGGATGTGTTTATTGAAAAGCTGCCGGACAAATACGACCATCAAGTAGTGGAAAGAGGGACTACTTTCTCAAGCGGCCAGCGGCAGCTAATCTCTTTTGCGCGCACGATCGCGGCAAACCCGAAAATATTGGTGCTCGACGAAGCGACGGCCAATATTGATACAGAAACGGAAGGAGCGATTCAAGAGGCGCTCGCAAAAATGCGGAAAGGCCGGACGACGATTGCGATCGCCCACCGGCTTTCGACGATCCAAGACGCCGATCAAATTCTCGTGCTCCATCGCGGCGAAATTGTCGAACGGGGGACGCACCAAGAGCTGCTGGCGCAAAAAGGACTGTACTATAAAATGTATTTATTGCAAAATGGCTTAGTAGATGCAGAAGAGTACGTATAAAAAGGAAAAGCGCTGTTCCCGCTATGGTCGGGGAGCGCTTTTTTGCTTACGCTTCTGCCGGTTATAAGCGTTCAGAAGCGAATCTAATTCTTTGCTTATTTGAATGGCGGCGGCCGAGTTCAATCCATTTTTCGCGACAATTTCCACAAGCTCCGTCCGTTTTTGCTCAATTAATGTTAAAATTTCGTCTTTAATCACGGAAAAACAGTTCCTTTCATGATCCAAAATTTATAGTGGGTGATTGTATTGTATACTATTTTACCAGTTAATGCAAAAAGGGAAAATAGAAAATATATACATGATGCTAGTCAAATACGTTACTAATAAGTCTATTTTTGCTACAATAAAAATAAAAAATGGGTAGGGGTTGAATGAATCATGACGGATGTCAATGTATTTTTGGCGTTTGGCGCCGGCTTTTTATCCTTTATTTCTCCGTGCTGTCTGCCTTTGTATCCGGCGTTTTTATCCTATATTACCGGCGTATCGGTAAGTGAGCTGAAAACGGAGAAAGCGATGATGCAGCGGCGCAGTTTATTACATACACTGTTTTTCCTCCTTGGTTTTTCGCTCATTTTTATTTCGATCGGATTTGGCACCTCGCTTGTCGGTCAGTGGTTTAGCGAATATCAAGATTTCATCCGGCAAATCGGCGCCATTCTTATCGTGATTTTCGGTCTTGTGATTGTCGGAATATGGAAACCATCCTTTTTAATGAAAGACCGCCGTCTGTCTTTTCAAGAACGCCCTTCCGGATTCATCGGTTCGATCATCATTGGCATGGCGTTTGCGGCGGGATGGACACCGTGCACCGGCCCGATCTTAGTGTCGGTCATCGCGCTGGCGGCGACGAATCCTGGATCGGGAATGCTGTATATGCTCGCTTATTCGCTAGGCTTTGCCGTGCCGTTTTTTATTCTTTCTTTCTTTATCGGAAAGATGCAATGGATTCGCAACCATAGCGAAAAAATGGTGAAAGTCGGCGGATATGTTATGATTGCGATGGGGGTTGTTCTCTTTTTCGATTGGATGACGAAAATTATTGCGTACACGACAAGCATTTTTGGAGGATTTAGAGGTTTCTAAACTTGTTTGTTAAGGGGGAATCGTGAATATTATGGCTACTATTCTCATTGTCGATGATGCGAAATTTATGAGAGTAACGTTGACGAAAATTTTGCAAAAAGCGAATCATACTATCATCGGCGAAGCAGAAAACGGAAAAGAGGCAGTGGAGTTATATCGGCGTTTAAATCCAGATATTGTCATCCTTGATATTACGATGCCGGTGATGAATGGAATTGAGGCGGTGCGCGCCATCAAACAAGTGGATCGAAACGCGAAAATCATTATCTGTTCGGCTATGGGACAGCAGCGCATGGTCGTCGAGGCGATTGAGGCCGGCGCGGCTGACTTTATTGTAAAGCCGTTTGAAGAAAGCCGCGTGCTTGAAGCGGTCAGCCGTCTGTTATAACAATTAGCAATATAAATATGCACGATTTGTGGATTTTTGTTATAATACCATTATCACAAACTTAAAAGAAGAGGATGATGCGTTTGGCTATCATAACATCACTCATTGCGGTATTCATGGCGTTTTTCATATTCTTCGTGCGCATGAAAGCATCGCAAAAACCGGCAAACGCGAAAAAAATTATTTTGCCGCCGATATTTATGAGCACCGGCGCGCTTATGTTTTTGGATCCTGTATTCCGCGTGACGAAAGGCGAGCTGATCGAGGCGATTGTGCTTGGAGCGTTTTTTTCCATTTTTCTTATTAAAACGTCGAAATTTGAAATTAGAGATGGCGAAATTTATTTGAAACGTTCGAAAGCATTTGCGCTTATTTTAGTCGGCTTGATCCTCATTCGCCTTGCATTGAAATCCTATTTAGGCCGAACGATCGATTACCGCCAGTTAAGCGGAATGTTTTATCTGCTTGCTTTTTCGATGATTTTACCGTGGCGCATCGCCATGTATATTTCCTACAAAAAACTAGAGCGGCGCCTGAAATATCAACCGCCGATTTTAACTTAACGATAATGCATAACAAAAAAGCGGGAAGTAGTCCCCGCTTTTTTGTTGTTCAGCCAGCCGTCACGGACAGGACAAAAGCTGTATCGACTATTTGCTTTGCAACAGATCTTCATAAGGAGCAATATTAATTTGTTTTTCTTTTAATGTACGGATCAAAAATTTATGGTCGCGTTTTGGGGTGGCGATAATATAACCGCGAATAATCAAATCTCTTGTGATTCGGGAGGCGTTTTCCGCTATTGCCAGTTCCCCGATTTTTCCGGCAATTTTTTGTCGGGCGACATCGCGAAACAATTCAGGAACCGGCTTGACGAGCTCCTCTAAAAGCGCCTTTTCTTCTTCTCCCCATAAATGCCGCGTCTGTTCAATATAATATTCCTGCCAGTCCAATTCCGATTTTCCGTCTTCTTTTGGCAGCCGTTTTAAAAATTTGCGAAACATAAAAAAGCCGCCGATCGACATCGTGACAAACAAAAATACGCTCCAAAACAAAATAAACCAAAGAAACCAGCCTGTTAACATCCTTTCCACCTCAACGAATTCCAATCTATCAACCATTATTGCGAAAAAAGCGGATTTTTGCAAGATAAGCATGTTTTTATCGCTCTGTTACAAAAATGTAATGCAAATGTAAAGAAGTGCCGTGATCCTTTATGTATCAATGGATGCGCAGCCATTACAACCGTAATATGGAAATGATATACAGTGACCGATGTGGACAAACATGCTACTCTATTAAACGCAGACGCCAAGCCAAAAAGCAACTATGAGGAGGAAACAATAATGAAGAAAACTGTTGCAACACTCGCAGTAGTTTGCTGTATGGCCTTCGGTTTGACTTCGCATTCAACAGAAGCGGCAACCGCATATACATACTATCAAGTAAAGAAAGGCGATACGTTTTCCAAGATTGCCAAAACATATAAAACTACTATTTCGGCGTTAAAATCATTAAACGGCCGCAAAAGCGATGTTCTTTATGCGGGCGAGAGAATTAAAGTGCCGCGCCTTGCTGCAGCTTCGCCGATAGCGAGCTCTTCTTCCAAAAAGCGAACGATTTCGATTAGCGCTGAAGAGCGAAAACTGTTGGCACAGCTTGTCCAAGCGGAAACCGGCTTTAGCGAGCCATTTGCCGGAAAAGTGGAAGTCGCGCTCGTCATTTTCAACCGCGTCAAACATCCTGACTTTCCAAATACGGTCAAAGGTGTCATTTATCAAAAAACAAAATCAGGCTACGCGTTTGTACCAGTAAAAACAGGAAAGCTTACCCACATTCAGCCGACAAAGCAGGATTACGCTGCGGTTGATAAGGCGCTATCGCTATTTCCGAACGATCAACGCGGTTCGCTCTACTTTTATAATCCAAAAATCACAAAAGATAAATGGATGTTGTCAAGACCAGTCACGATCCGCATCGGACATCATGTGTTCGCAAAATAAAAGAGGATATCCCCCGCGAAAAGAGGGGATATCCTCTTTTTTGCATGAAAGCAGCCAGTAGTCGAAACGTTGTTATATGTACGGCTGTTTTTGTAATAACAAGTATTTTCCCCCTTCTGTCTCGTAACATAGTTATAGGGGGGAGCATGCCATGAAACGGATCGACCTAATCTATGAAAAACTAAAAGAATGGACAGTAGGGGAAAATCGGTGGGTCAGCGCGAAGGAATTGGCGGATGCATTGCATCTTGACCGCGCCAATGTCAGCAGCGATTTAAATAAACTGTGGCGGCAAGGAAAGGCGAAAAAACTGCCGGGAAGACCAGTGAGGTTTACCATTGCCAAACAGGGAGCGGAAAAAATATTTGCCACGAAATTAGATGAGCTTTCCTACCAGCAACCGAGTTTAACGATTGCCGTCGAACAAGGGAAAGCAGCGATCCTTTATCCGCCGAAAGGGATGCATATGCTTATTTTCGGCGAAACGGGCACAGGCAAATCGATGTTTGCCCAGCAAGGGAAACCTAAGCTGGGCTTTTCACGTCAAAGTTGATTTTCCGATAAATATTTTATGTAAACAAAAAGCCCTTTTAGTAAGAGCCTACTCGTTGATATCGATGATCGAATTGCCTTGTGGCTGCACATCATTTTGTCGCGCGCTTTTGCTGATGCGAATTTCTAAAATAGGTGCGGAAAAATGCGCGGAAATATGTTTGTCCGCAAGCGAAAACGGTAGTAAAATTGTCCGCTGCTTTTCCACGTGGCCGTTTTTCTGGATTTGAATCGAAAGGGAACGGCTTTCGCGCAGTACGACAATATG
This window contains:
- a CDS encoding ABC transporter ATP-binding protein, translating into MNDKLLTPKEQRQVLWRLLAYMRRYKKDTALAFALLVLATAGELVGPYLVKIFIDDYLTPRRLDFTPLFWLAAVYIAVLLLKTVISYFQLVKFQELALEVIQALRMDVFTKVHQLGMSYFDRTPGGSIVSRVTNDTEAIKDMFISVLAAFIQNGVFVIGVFIAMFSLNVRLALYCLFILPVIVGIMKLYRHYSSIFYKDMRERLSELNAKLNESLQGMAIIQAFRQQKRLYNEFAHINDKHYAAGMKNIKIDGLLLRPAIDFVYIVSIIIVLSFFGISAQESPVEIGVLYAFVNYLERFFEPVTQMMMRLSLYQQAIVSGARVFALLDHKELAPPNAETSKAVIQEGEIEFRDVSFSYDGKRDVLKHISFVVKPGETVALVGHTGSGKSSIINLLMRFYEFDRGDILIDGISIRDYSREELRKHIGLVLQDPFLFYGTIKDNIRMYNHSLTDEQIIKAARYVQADVFIEKLPDKYDHQVVERGTTFSSGQRQLISFARTIAANPKILVLDEATANIDTETEGAIQEALAKMRKGRTTIAIAHRLSTIQDADQILVLHRGEIVERGTHQELLAQKGLYYKMYLLQNGLVDAEEYV
- a CDS encoding aspartyl-phosphate phosphatase Spo0E family protein; translated protein: MIKDEILTLIEQKRTELVEIVAKNGLNSAAAIQISKELDSLLNAYNRQKRKQKSAPRP
- a CDS encoding cytochrome c biogenesis CcdA family protein; amino-acid sequence: MTDVNVFLAFGAGFLSFISPCCLPLYPAFLSYITGVSVSELKTEKAMMQRRSLLHTLFFLLGFSLIFISIGFGTSLVGQWFSEYQDFIRQIGAILIVIFGLVIVGIWKPSFLMKDRRLSFQERPSGFIGSIIIGMAFAAGWTPCTGPILVSVIALAATNPGSGMLYMLAYSLGFAVPFFILSFFIGKMQWIRNHSEKMVKVGGYVMIAMGVVLFFDWMTKIIAYTTSIFGGFRGF
- a CDS encoding response regulator codes for the protein MATILIVDDAKFMRVTLTKILQKANHTIIGEAENGKEAVELYRRLNPDIVILDITMPVMNGIEAVRAIKQVDRNAKIIICSAMGQQRMVVEAIEAGAADFIVKPFEESRVLEAVSRLL
- a CDS encoding CcdC family protein, with the translated sequence MAIITSLIAVFMAFFIFFVRMKASQKPANAKKIILPPIFMSTGALMFLDPVFRVTKGELIEAIVLGAFFSIFLIKTSKFEIRDGEIYLKRSKAFALILVGLILIRLALKSYLGRTIDYRQLSGMFYLLAFSMILPWRIAMYISYKKLERRLKYQPPILT
- a CDS encoding DUF2621 family protein, coding for MLTGWFLWFILFWSVFLFVTMSIGGFFMFRKFLKRLPKEDGKSELDWQEYYIEQTRHLWGEEEKALLEELVKPVPELFRDVARQKIAGKIGELAIAENASRITRDLIIRGYIIATPKRDHKFLIRTLKEKQINIAPYEDLLQSK
- a CDS encoding cell wall hydrolase → MKKTVATLAVVCCMAFGLTSHSTEAATAYTYYQVKKGDTFSKIAKTYKTTISALKSLNGRKSDVLYAGERIKVPRLAAASPIASSSSKKRTISISAEERKLLAQLVQAETGFSEPFAGKVEVALVIFNRVKHPDFPNTVKGVIYQKTKSGYAFVPVKTGKLTHIQPTKQDYAAVDKALSLFPNDQRGSLYFYNPKITKDKWMLSRPVTIRIGHHVFAK
- a CDS encoding sigma 54-interacting transcriptional regulator; protein product: MKRIDLIYEKLKEWTVGENRWVSAKELADALHLDRANVSSDLNKLWRQGKAKKLPGRPVRFTIAKQGAEKIFATKLDELSYQQPSLTIAVEQGKAAILYPPKGMHMLIFGETGTGKSMFAQQGKPKLGFSRQS
- a CDS encoding Hsp20/alpha crystallin family protein, with amino-acid sequence MHKNGDEQNELRQWLDLLCNDPLAPLLDETIFHVEVLETEEDYIIEAELCHCQKEHIVVLRESRSLSIQIQKNGHVEKQRTILLPFSLADKHISAHFSAPILEIRISKSARQNDVQPQGNSIIDINE